The Sporichthyaceae bacterium genome window below encodes:
- a CDS encoding Ig-like domain repeat protein has product MIRTSMPRGLVVLGVLAPVVGLGLAPAANAAGPSNATLSSIVSTSGTVGSSVTDTATLTGATSDASGTILFTLFTGGACGGSVAFQDVEYVSSGAATSAAYTPLAAGTYSFLAVYSGDLKNSGATAACASVTLSKTTPTLSSSPNVTPPGTS; this is encoded by the coding sequence ATGATTCGCACCTCCATGCCCCGAGGGCTCGTCGTCCTCGGCGTGCTCGCTCCGGTTGTCGGCCTGGGCCTGGCGCCCGCGGCAAACGCGGCCGGGCCCAGCAATGCGACCCTGTCCTCGATCGTCTCCACCAGCGGTACGGTCGGGTCGTCGGTCACTGACACGGCGACCCTTACCGGCGCCACGAGCGACGCGAGCGGCACGATCCTCTTCACGCTGTTCACCGGCGGCGCCTGCGGGGGCTCGGTCGCCTTCCAGGACGTCGAATACGTGAGCTCCGGGGCCGCAACCTCGGCCGCCTACACCCCTCTGGCCGCCGGCACTTACTCGTTCCTGGCGGTTTACAGCGGCGATCTGAAGAACAGTGGGGCCACCGCGGCGTGCGCCTCGGTGACGCTCAGCAAGACCACCCCGACGCTCTCCAGCTCGCCCAACGTCACGCCCCCGGGCACCTCCTGA
- a CDS encoding Ig-like domain-containing protein, which translates to MGSRPTRLSAARIALCSLLALATGTGVAAAAQITTPGNRSAVGLSGGPASGGTYPVVGTTIRDRATLTGGFHPTGTITFTLYDDPGSCTGGVFQDSETVAPTGTVTSQPYIASVAGTYQWVAAYSGDPNNNAVTGSCSDVSERVTVVPSGSGPGEPGGPGGHGCGDCDHHRGYHQWWRYHRIHHGGHHWWRYHRIHSRPHHWAHRHHHWPWADQF; encoded by the coding sequence ATGGGCAGCAGACCGACGCGTCTGAGCGCCGCGCGAATCGCGCTGTGCAGCCTGCTCGCGCTCGCGACGGGCACCGGCGTCGCGGCCGCGGCGCAGATCACGACGCCAGGCAACAGAAGCGCCGTCGGACTGTCGGGCGGACCCGCGTCGGGCGGGACCTATCCGGTTGTGGGAACCACGATCCGGGACCGGGCGACCCTCACCGGCGGATTCCACCCGACTGGGACGATCACCTTCACGCTGTACGACGACCCGGGGTCATGCACGGGCGGGGTTTTCCAGGACTCCGAGACGGTGGCGCCGACCGGGACGGTCACCTCGCAGCCGTACATCGCGAGCGTGGCGGGTACCTACCAGTGGGTAGCCGCTTACAGCGGCGACCCGAACAACAACGCGGTGACCGGCAGCTGCTCGGACGTGAGCGAGCGGGTCACGGTCGTGCCCAGCGGCTCCGGTCCGGGAGAGCCGGGCGGCCCGGGTGGCCACGGCTGCGGCGACTGCGATCACCACCGGGGATACCACCAGTGGTGGCGTTACCACCGCATCCATCACGGGGGACACCACTGGTGGCGCTACCACCGGATCCACAGCCGACCGCACCACTGGGCGCACCGTCACCACCACTGGCCGTGGGCCGATCAGTTTTGA
- a CDS encoding peptidoglycan DD-metalloendopeptidase family protein has translation MTTPAAEAAILEAPVLEPPAAPAGSGRRRKAAASVAPTAEAVSTPVQPPASIAPGSGRRRRVSPCTPVVDPTPAEVIVSVQPTPRPIAEVVPIEVGHRHRAGSRHRAANTSTIPGNPALVAGAAAVAIAAVGALATTTGGIGFGTTGTDLAGASTLAMAKLPQAPATDPSAARASRDKARGVLAARLQQQANQSALAKALKLAQLRATRLAALAKEFFLPVHAYHLTAGFGEGGGLWSHGHTGQDFACPTGTQIHALASGTVVFSGWDGAYGWKTIERLADGTEIWYAHQSRIIVHSGPVVAGQLIGLVGSTGNTTGPHLHLEVHPGGGPAVDPMPWLRAHGMHP, from the coding sequence GTGACCACGCCGGCCGCCGAGGCCGCGATCCTCGAAGCACCAGTTCTGGAGCCCCCGGCGGCGCCGGCGGGTAGCGGTCGCCGCCGCAAGGCAGCCGCGTCGGTCGCCCCGACCGCCGAGGCTGTATCGACGCCGGTCCAGCCGCCTGCCTCGATCGCTCCCGGGTCCGGCCGCCGCAGGCGCGTAAGCCCGTGCACGCCGGTCGTCGACCCGACGCCGGCCGAGGTAATCGTCAGCGTGCAACCGACGCCGCGGCCCATCGCCGAAGTCGTCCCGATCGAGGTCGGCCACCGCCACCGCGCAGGCAGCCGGCACCGCGCCGCCAACACCTCCACGATCCCGGGCAACCCGGCGTTGGTCGCCGGTGCCGCCGCAGTGGCGATCGCCGCGGTCGGTGCGCTGGCCACCACCACCGGCGGCATCGGATTCGGTACGACCGGAACCGATCTGGCCGGCGCCTCCACGTTGGCCATGGCCAAGCTGCCGCAGGCCCCCGCGACCGACCCGTCCGCGGCCCGCGCGAGCCGCGACAAGGCCCGCGGCGTGCTGGCCGCCCGGCTGCAGCAGCAGGCGAACCAGTCGGCGCTGGCCAAGGCCTTGAAGCTGGCCCAGCTTCGCGCGACCCGGTTGGCCGCGCTGGCCAAGGAGTTCTTCCTGCCGGTGCACGCCTACCACCTGACCGCCGGCTTCGGCGAGGGTGGCGGCCTGTGGTCACACGGCCACACCGGCCAGGACTTCGCCTGCCCGACCGGCACCCAGATTCACGCCTTGGCCAGCGGCACGGTCGTGTTCTCCGGCTGGGACGGCGCCTACGGCTGGAAAACGATCGAGCGCCTCGCCGACGGCACCGAGATCTGGTACGCCCACCAGTCAAGGATCATCGTGCACAGCGGCCCGGTGGTCGCCGGCCAGCTGATCGGCCTGGTCGGCTCGACGGGTAACACGACCGGCCCGCACCTGCACCTCGAGGTGCACCCGGGCGGTGGGCCAGCCGTCGACCCGATGCCGTGGCTCCGCGCCCACGGGATGCACCCGTAG